In the genome of Misgurnus anguillicaudatus unplaced genomic scaffold, ASM2758022v2 HiC_scaffold_27, whole genome shotgun sequence, one region contains:
- the LOC141362490 gene encoding guanine nucleotide-binding protein subunit beta-5a, giving the protein MAAQEVTAQPGDTLATLKTESDSLKSKLEDERAKLHDVELHQVAEKLDALGQFVMKTRRTLKGHGNKVLCMDWCKDKRRIVSSSQDGKVIVWDAFTTNKEHAVTMPCTWVMACAYAPSGCAVACGGLDNKCSVYPLSLDKNENLAAKKKSVAMHTNYLSACCFTNSDMQILTSSGDGTCALWDVESGQMLQSFHGHAADVLCLDLAPSETGNTFVSGGCDKKACVWDMRTGQCVQSFESHESDINSVRYYPSGDAFASGSDDATCRLYDLRADREVAIYSKESIIFGASSVDFSLSGRLLFGGYNDYTINVWDVLKGTRVSILFGHENRVSTLRVSPDGTAFCSGSWDHTLRVWA; this is encoded by the exons ATGGCCGCGCAGGAGGTGACCGCGCAGCCGGGCGACACTCTGGCGACGCTAAAAACAGAATCTGATTCTCTGAAGAGCAAACTAGAGGATGAAAGAGCCAAACTGCACGACGTCGAGC TACATCAAGTGGCGGAGAAATTGGATGCTTTGGGTCAGTTTGTCATGAAGACGAGACGAACCCTGAAAGGCCACGGGAATAAAGTGCTGTGTATGGACTGGTGTAAAGACAAGAGGAGGATCGTCAGCTCATCTCAG GACGGAAAGGTGATTGTATGGGATGCATTTACGACtaataag gAACATGCAGTGACGATGCCCTGTACGTGGGTCATGGCCTGCGCTTATGCCCCGTCTGGTTGTGCAGTTGCTTGCGG TGGTTTGGATAACAAGTGCTCCGTTTATCCTCTATCCCTGGACAAGAACGAGAACCTCGCAGCCAAGAAGAAATCAGTGGCCATGCACACCAACTATCTGTCTGCGTGCTGTTTTACTAACTCTGATATGCAG ATTTTGACCTCTAGTGGTGATGGCACGTGTGCATTGTGGGATGTTGAAAGCGGTCAGATGCTCCAGAGCTTTCATGGACATGCGGCTGATGTGCTGTGTCTGGACCTCGCCCCATCTGAGACAGGAAACACATTTGTTTCAGGG GGCTGTGACAAGAAGGCGTGCGTGTGGGACATGCGTACAGGACAATGTGTCCAGTCTTTCGAGAGCCATGAATCAGACATCAACAGCGTACG GTACTATCCAAGCGGAGACGCTTTTGCTTCAGGCTCAGATGACGCTACT TGTCGCTTGTATGACTTGAGAGCAGACAGAGAGGTGGCCATTTATTCTAAAGAGAGCATCATATTTGGAGCATCAAGTGTGGACTTCTCACTTAGTG GGAGGCTTTTGTTTGGTGGATACAATGACTACACCATCAACGTATGGGACGTTCTAAAGGGAACTCGAGTGTCCATCTTGTTTGGGCATGAGAACAGGGTCAGCACTCTCCGCGTCTCTCCAGACGGAACGGCCTTCTGCTCAGGATCATGGGATCATACATTACGG GTCTGGGCCTAA